aaattattaaataaaacacgcaccttttttgtccaaaacaaaaatcaaaccaaaaaaaaattacaagaccCAAAAGTATAATGCTTACAAATTATTCTATTTGcaatgaatttattaaaagcTTTTGGGTCAGATGCTCAGACAAAGGTACATCACCAAAAAACAACACCACACTAAACTCTCGTCTCTGTTCTTATCCGTACTTATCCGGAGTATTTCCACCCCCGCATTCCATTATTCGATTCTGaatattatattattgttttttttttccacaagaCTGAAGTCTATTTTGCTCATTGAATTAAATAGGGAAATTCAGGTGGAAACAAATGGTTACCAATATACGCAGTGTATCCGTATAACGTTTTGCATAATTTATATTACAAACCTGGTATATCCTTACGCCACAGAGAGTGTTTTCGGTACATATTATTGTTATGTAAGTTTTATTGAGAGATCAGAGAGGGTATCAGGTGGGGTTGATTTTGGGGGAAGCTTTAATAGCTTTAATTAATTACCATGCTTAAGGTTTATTTCGAAGCAATGAACAGGGTAAAATGTGCTCAATTCATTAAGATGCTTTAGAACACAAAGATAATATCAAAAGGTgaatatgaaatttatatttataatactAAAACATTGATTTAAATTACTTGTACGAGggtatattttcataaataaattagaTTGTTAATCTAAAAGGGAATTTGCTTGATAGATTTTCAGAAAAGAAAGGAAGGAAATGTGGAATGTTTATCACTTAAGAGGGTTTTTTTCTGGGGTCTTGTGGCAAGTAAATATGAGATGAGCAATCACTTGACTGTGAtggaaattgatttaaaatttataatcgaaataataattttctctgTATGACTCAGTGTTTATTGAAGAATGTTAAGGATCTGATTTAATTGCCGTGGGTGGATTATATATTAATCCAGTAAGTGTAATCAAGCAGAAGCTATTTTGTGGTGGGATATAGTAGatttattaatgaaaatataagCTCTATATAATAGGGTTTACTGATAACACATCAAAGTAAAAGGatttgttaatttaaataaaggttatgtttgtttgtcttttttaacattgtctgttgttttaaaaaagtctaatcttaaataaattattcataaaaCCTAACAAATCTgttgaaatcaattaaaatgAGCCTTTTTATATCCCAAAACTCTGCACTaaacttttggtatatttttctgtgttttttgaCTATAGCTTCATTTTAGCTAACTatgacataaaaaaaaggaGATTTGGTAAAATAATAGGTATGAAATTTTAGTCTAAAGACGTAAAACAATGAAATGAGGTCATATTAGCGACGagtataagtaaaaaaattgttcagtTTTTACTTACTTCTTTATATTAAGTTCTACCTTATcacacttttttaaaacaaattactcttttgcaaatcaaatcatccctctagaatatacaagCTTTTTACGTAAACTTCATATAAGtacttataattttcttttcattgcacaaggaaaaaaaacttcaaaaaatgtttgcaaaattGGAAAAAACCGAACAAGTATTTCTTGTATCTATTTCTcgtacaacaaaaaatttaattttttttaaatatggatCATAATAATAACAATCCAATACCTAACTAAAacgattttgtacaaaaattttgcatgaaggtggCCAATGCTTATtagaaagtttaaaatatagaaaaaagatTACgcaggttaatttttttttttttttttttcaaaaatacacgtatttttttgaacaaaatcggTTCTTTTTTGGTCACATcgcaagtaccgttaatttttaccaaaaaaaaaataaatttcagctctaggaaataatgaattttcagtgaattagaaaattttgaaaagtaaaaaatgtttttatatttttttttttttaattttacctcgaatatctttagaatggtaagattaatgaaaaaagttattaagaccttttctGTGGAACGATatatttcctacaaaaatatgtcttgcgcgtttgattataaTCAATcgattataataattattataatttttcaatttgttacaaaattaagaacaaaaaacgaatttttaaagattttctcgatttttggacctcaaatatctactaaacggttagataaacgaaaaaagtgtaacaggagatttttgtagagcgttcaatttcctacaagaatatgtaaagaaatttgttaaaaagtagattttttttagtagaggcttgatgtaaaaatggaaaattgcgaagcgggggaccattaatattaagagctcatatttggggtgtatattctagaggtgccTAGCAATCGATTTTACGGTGtcccaaatcaaaaaaaagaattttgatttttttgacccaccctattacctatgttttttttttttcgaaaaatcaaaatttctaaTACGAACcgttgcatttttttgaaaatttgttttaaagtgTTTAATAAATTTCTCAACAATGGCGTAGCATGTtcgaaatttccaaaattttcaaataatacattttaggattttttaagaagattttcttaaattttgttcttaggCTGTcgttgaatgatttttttttttttttgaaatgaaataccagttttttttaaggttttttaaaataagaataatttaaaaatcattttttctatttttttactcCTGTTTGTAATgcgaattaaattttataatacctaaaattaattttttaaaaagtgaatttgattttcaaaagcCTGAATTCGGCTTTCAAAGAAATAAACTTCATATGCAGAACGATAAACTGAATAGTATATAACTGTATATCAAAGAGTgaagttaacattttttaaaacgttaatttaaaataaaaacagttttttaaacatatttctaaataaaaataaaattaatttagtgctctattttttttttatttaacattaatgtacataatattaaatatttttttcttaaaagataATTGGGAAATttatcgtaaaaaaaattgttaaatattaaatttaagctAACTTACCTTTTTGTTGCTCTTAAATACTGCGCACTTAAATTTATCGGTGCTAGAATCTCGGGCAATATAACTAAATATTTTGAGATCGCTACTATCATGTGAAACATAAAATATCCTATAAATTGGATGATATAGAAATTCTTCTGGTTCACTATTCCattgttttttctattaaaaaaaaattaaaaaaatattcattcaaaaaaattaagaaaaaaattattaaaacttacttttcttcttcttttttttaataatacttTTACTCCATCCACCGATACTGTTATTGtgacttttttcttcttttcatttCGTACTTTATAATCGTActgaaagtaaaacaaaaaaataaaagaattaacataagaacaaatataatttgaaaaacatcttaatttttatgttcccacaaaagttattaaaaaatcaataagtAATCcttaaaattcttgaaaaataataaatttcccCCAATAACCGCTCATCACCACAACCCAATCCAAAATCAAAGATGAAAGGTATAACTTCcaatttaatttacaattaaGGAAACGAAAAGAACCCCAAGGATCCTTAACTGCAAAACTTATAAACAAGTCACCGATTCCTCTTCGCCTTCATCAATcatataaaaacaagaaaaaacaaacctTCGATGAACATTTTCAATAGAAACACCAAAAAAGTAGGAGCATTGTCAATTATAACTTATTGTAAGGTTATTTCTCCTGGGCGCCATTTACAATAATTTGCATAATCACTTGAATTCTATTCTTTGCTACCGCACAGAACAGCCAGCACCCAAAAACAGGGTTAACAAAAAATAGGGTTCAAAGTTATGTTGTGTGTGGTGGTGTTGAAAAGAATAAGGAAAAGGTATAGCTAATGACCTTTTTCAGTAGCGCATTAATATCGGTAAGGGCCATTTTAAAAGGTGTCTGTTATCAGGGGGTAATTCCGTACCACTTaggttatttattttaaaataggcTTCCATTCTCTGCTTTACCCCAATAAAGTTATTATCATGCTCCTCTAATGTATGCCTGTTTGGAGAGTAAATTTCTATGAGAAGTTTCGTATCTatgaattttatatcaaaaagaaCCTTAATTTatt
This DNA window, taken from Episyrphus balteatus chromosome 2, idEpiBalt1.1, whole genome shotgun sequence, encodes the following:
- the LOC129912761 gene encoding capon-like protein; this translates as MFMKADKWYSSLNSYIGSEEVSRPNTRAEIVQAMRRIRYDYKVRNEKKKKVTITVSVDGVKKKQWNSEPEEFLYHPIYRIFYVSHDSSDLKIFSYIARDSSTDKFKCAVFKSNKKKDYMSSQKVV